The genomic segment GCACCAAGACTCGCTACGAGGATGCCAACCCTGGGCTGCTGCCGAACCCAGAGGCGCCGCGGCGGGATCCCGAGCTGCTGGAGGAGACCTGCACTCCCGTGCAGCTGGTCGCCCTCATCCGCCACGGCACCCGCTACCCTACGGCCAAACAAATCCGCAAGCTGCGGCAGCTGCACGGGCTGCTGCAGGCCCGCGGGCGGGGGGATGACGGAACCTGCGCTGCGGGCGGTCGCAGCCTGTGCGCCGCGTTGGCCAATTGGCCGCTGTGGTACGCGGACTGGATGGACGGGCAGCTAGTGGAGAAGGGGCGGCAGGACATGAGACAGCTGGCGCTGCGCATGGCCTCCCTTTTCCCGGCCCTCTTCAGCCGCGAGAACTACGGCCGTCTGCAGCTAGTCACCAGCTCCAAGCACCGCTGCGTGGACAGCGGCGCTGCCTTCCTGCAGGGGCTGTGGCAGCACTACCACCCGGGGGTGCCGCCGCCCGACGTCGCAGGTGACCGCCCCGGCCGCCTGGCCAGTGCCTACCCAGGTCCTCGACTTCCCCGACCCCAGCCTTTCCTCACTTCCCTTTCTCCCCAGTTCCCATCCCTCGGGCTCTCATCTCGTGGGATGTTCAGGGCTTGGGTATCTCCGCTCTCCTCTTACATACACGTTCATTCACTCCTTCATCACCTTTGAATTTGGCACCTTCTACGTGCAGGACCCTGTGGTAGAGGTTGGGGGATCCAGGAGCGAAGGAAACAGGCAGAGCAGGTTCTGATCACCCATTCCCAAATTGAATTGCCCCCTCTGAGCACCATCCCCGACTTTTCCTCCCAGTCTGGCAGCTAGTTCCACAGCTGGGTGCACTTTTTTCTTTATACAGTCTAGGACTTTTTTCCTCAGGCTTTtgagtttggtttggttttggttttggttttggttttcactGAACAACTTTTCCAGATACTGGTTCTAG from the Vicugna pacos chromosome 11, VicPac4, whole genome shotgun sequence genome contains:
- the MINPP1 gene encoding multiple inositol polyphosphate phosphatase 1 isoform X3; translation: MLRGPDRLLRVTAAPVAALAVALVSSLSRCSLLEPEDPVVSALSPYFGTKTRYEDANPGLLPNPEAPRRDPELLEETCTPVQLVALIRHGTRYPTAKQIRKLRQLHGLLQARGRGDDGTCAAGGRSLCAALANWPLWYADWMDGQLVEKGRQDMRQLALRMASLFPALFSRENYGRLQLVTSSKHRCVDSGAAFLQGLWQHYHPGVPPPDVADMECGPPRINDKLMRFFDYCEKFLTQVEKNATALYHVEAFKTGPEMQNILNKVAATLQVPVNNLSAVLNQFPLQSSFSLVMQRPFFHCFLLWATSKTRSP